A single genomic interval of uncultured Desulfobulbus sp. harbors:
- a CDS encoding glycogen/starch/alpha-glucan phosphorylase, with protein MEQHLTSKREEIDKLKRAFAYKLFFQQGVLPLVASLNDYYLAVSCTLRDRMQQLFVNTVAALRENKGRVVCYFSAEFLIGPHLLNNLINLGLQDSFQQAAQESGLDLEQIIEHEEEPGLGNGGLGRLAACYLDSLASLEIPAIGYGIRYEFGIFDQTFVDGWQKEVSDLWLQPGNPWEFKKSDLATEVGFGGHTEVGVDGQGNYRVQWLPGSVVKGIPYDTPIPGYRVNTVNTLRLWSAEAPRSFDFEDFNVGDYFGAVAEKIQAENITKVLYPNDEQFQGKVLRLRQQYFFVSCSLQDMIRLHLLQFESLDNFHLHFAVQLNDTHPAIAVPELMRLLVDIHGYGWDQAWTITSATFAYTNHTLLPEALEKWSVELLRTLLPRHLEIIFEINHRFLEQVRQQYPGDEALVRRVSIIDETGERTVRMAHLACIGSHRINGVATLHTRLLREQTLADFHRLWPEKLVNITNGVTPRRWLRLSNPGLSGLITSAIGEGWVKDLQQLRELEPLADDPAFGEQWRRVKQANKFRLARILEERTGVVVEPASLFDVQVKRIHEYKRQHLNLLHIIGLYFQLKNNPHQDVVPRTFLFGGKAAPGYFMAKLIIKLINGVAKAINNDPEVDGRIKVVFFPDFNVKNGHHIYPAADLSEQISTAGKEASGTGNMKFSMNGALTIGTLDGANVEIREQVGAENFFLCGMRVEEVEALWASGYRPWEIYNHNESLRNAIDLIASGYFSDGDPDLFRPLVDSLLYHDPYMVLADYQAYADCQQRVGAMYRDQEQWTRMAILNVSRMGLFSSDRSIAEYCQKVWRVQPSPVALRWERLPKEGIVFPRPKPSVRR; from the coding sequence GTGGAGCAGCACTTGACCAGCAAACGTGAGGAGATCGACAAACTCAAACGTGCCTTTGCCTATAAACTCTTTTTTCAGCAAGGGGTTCTGCCGCTCGTTGCCTCCCTCAACGATTACTATCTGGCAGTGAGTTGTACCCTGCGTGACCGTATGCAGCAACTGTTCGTCAACACGGTTGCCGCATTGCGGGAAAACAAAGGTCGGGTGGTCTGCTATTTTTCCGCCGAGTTCCTCATCGGGCCGCATCTGCTCAATAATTTGATCAATCTCGGCTTGCAGGACTCGTTTCAGCAGGCCGCTCAGGAAAGCGGCCTGGATCTGGAACAGATCATCGAGCACGAGGAGGAACCGGGCCTGGGCAATGGCGGCCTCGGTCGTTTGGCCGCCTGTTATCTGGACTCACTGGCCAGCCTGGAGATCCCGGCCATCGGCTACGGTATCCGGTATGAGTTCGGTATCTTTGACCAGACCTTTGTCGACGGCTGGCAGAAGGAGGTGAGCGACCTGTGGCTGCAGCCGGGCAATCCCTGGGAGTTCAAGAAGAGCGATCTTGCGACCGAGGTGGGGTTCGGCGGCCACACCGAGGTCGGCGTCGATGGCCAGGGCAACTATCGGGTGCAATGGCTGCCGGGATCAGTGGTCAAGGGGATCCCCTACGATACCCCGATTCCCGGATACCGGGTCAATACGGTCAACACTCTCAGGTTGTGGAGTGCCGAGGCGCCGAGAAGTTTCGACTTTGAGGATTTCAATGTCGGCGATTACTTCGGGGCGGTTGCGGAAAAGATCCAGGCGGAGAATATCACCAAGGTCCTGTATCCCAACGACGAGCAATTTCAAGGCAAGGTGCTTCGGCTGCGGCAGCAGTATTTTTTTGTTTCCTGCTCCCTCCAGGACATGATCAGGCTGCACCTGCTGCAGTTCGAGTCCCTGGACAACTTCCACCTCCACTTCGCGGTACAACTCAATGATACCCATCCGGCCATTGCCGTGCCGGAACTGATGCGGCTGTTGGTGGATATCCACGGTTACGGGTGGGACCAGGCCTGGACCATCACCTCGGCCACCTTTGCCTATACCAATCATACCCTCCTGCCCGAGGCCCTGGAGAAATGGTCGGTCGAGCTGTTACGGACGCTCCTGCCCAGGCATCTGGAGATTATTTTCGAGATCAATCACCGTTTTCTCGAGCAGGTCCGCCAACAGTATCCGGGGGATGAGGCCCTGGTTCGCCGGGTGTCGATCATTGACGAAACCGGCGAGCGTACCGTGCGCATGGCCCATCTCGCCTGCATCGGCAGCCACCGGATCAACGGGGTGGCAACCCTCCACACCCGATTGCTCCGGGAACAGACCCTGGCCGATTTTCACCGCCTGTGGCCGGAAAAATTGGTCAACATCACCAACGGCGTGACTCCGCGCCGATGGCTGCGGCTGAGCAATCCCGGATTGAGCGGCCTGATCACCTCCGCCATCGGTGAGGGATGGGTCAAGGATCTGCAGCAGTTACGGGAGCTGGAACCCCTGGCCGATGATCCCGCCTTCGGCGAACAGTGGCGCAGGGTCAAACAGGCCAATAAGTTCCGATTGGCGCGGATTCTCGAGGAGAGAACCGGGGTTGTTGTTGAACCTGCCTCACTTTTTGATGTCCAGGTGAAGCGGATTCACGAATACAAACGCCAACATCTCAACCTGCTCCACATCATCGGTCTGTATTTCCAGCTGAAAAACAATCCTCACCAGGACGTTGTCCCGCGGACCTTCCTTTTCGGCGGCAAGGCAGCCCCGGGCTATTTCATGGCCAAACTGATCATCAAGTTGATCAATGGCGTGGCAAAGGCGATCAACAACGATCCGGAGGTCGACGGGCGGATCAAGGTCGTTTTCTTCCCGGATTTCAACGTCAAAAATGGGCACCATATCTATCCTGCGGCCGATCTCTCCGAACAGATCTCGACCGCCGGCAAGGAGGCCTCGGGCACCGGTAACATGAAATTCTCCATGAACGGTGCCCTCACCATCGGTACCCTGGACGGAGCCAATGTGGAAATACGGGAGCAGGTGGGGGCGGAGAATTTTTTCCTTTGCGGCATGCGGGTCGAGGAGGTCGAGGCCCTTTGGGCCTCTGGCTATCGGCCCTGGGAGATCTACAACCACAATGAATCACTGCGCAATGCGATCGACCTGATTGCCTCCGGCTATTTTTCCGATGGCGACCCGGATCTGTTCCGCCCCCTGGTCGACTCCTTGCTGTACCACGATCCCTACATGGTTTTGGCGGATTATCAGGCCTATGCCGATTGCCAGCAACGGGTTGGCGCGATGTATCGTGATCAAGAACAATGGACCCGGATGGCCATCCTCAATGTCAGCCGCATGGGACTCTTTTCCTCCGATCGATCGATAGCCGAGTACTGCCAGAAGGTGTGGCGGGTACAGCCTTCTCCAGTCGCCCTTCGATGGGAACGGCTTCCCAAGGAGGGGATCGTTTTCCCCAGGCCCAAGCCGAGCGTCAGGCGCTGA
- a CDS encoding SulP family inorganic anion transporter — protein sequence MSTSVSTTLSRRLHRIVPGLFRLLQYQRSNFRPDLIAGASVAAVCLPVGIAYAEIAGVPPVYGLYSSLLPLFAYALFGSSRQLITGPDAATCLMVASAIGPLAGGDPQRYMELMIGLTLFTGILHILLGALRFGFLANFLSHPILIGYLNGVALIILAGQLPKLFGYQGEAGPFFSRLFEFVDKVGDAHVPTLLLGAISLVLLLCMKRWTPRWPAALIVAAISIGTVSLLHLHTQGVAVLGAVPSGLPSLHLPGFDPSRTRILVHDAAGIALISFISGILTVKSFARRNRYDIDANQELIAFGACNIVSGLAQGFPVTGADSRTAVNDAMGGRTQMVGIVAGGVMLLFLLFLTGPLALLPSATLAAIIAVASLGLIDLSSLRELYSASHRELTFSLVTSAGVLYFDVLPAVVFAVLLTFFWLLLAASQPRDAVLGQVPGISGFHSIADYPNAQTIPGLLLYRFEGNVLFFNVDYFKERLLAHIARATTPVEWVVVDTSPASIIDITAVHKLIDLRDELSERGITLRYARVKQSLWRCFDVSWIKSHSRFNTTPRYHTLASAVEAFQVRKEQPAGDAAGQ from the coding sequence ATGAGCACAAGCGTATCAACCACCTTAAGCCGCAGGTTGCACCGGATTGTTCCCGGACTATTCCGCCTGTTGCAATATCAACGAAGCAATTTCCGGCCTGATCTGATTGCCGGTGCCTCCGTGGCCGCGGTTTGCCTGCCGGTGGGTATCGCCTATGCGGAGATTGCCGGCGTGCCACCTGTCTATGGCTTGTATTCCTCGCTCTTGCCGCTGTTCGCCTACGCCCTCTTCGGTTCCTCACGCCAACTCATCACCGGACCCGATGCCGCCACCTGCCTGATGGTCGCTTCCGCAATCGGCCCCCTGGCCGGCGGGGATCCCCAACGGTATATGGAGCTGATGATCGGCCTGACTCTGTTCACGGGGATCCTGCATATCCTCTTGGGCGCCTTGCGCTTTGGCTTTCTGGCCAATTTTCTTTCCCACCCCATCCTCATAGGCTACCTCAATGGGGTGGCCCTGATCATCCTGGCAGGACAACTGCCCAAGCTTTTCGGCTACCAGGGGGAAGCCGGTCCATTTTTCAGCAGGCTGTTCGAGTTTGTGGACAAGGTCGGCGACGCCCATGTGCCGACGCTGCTGCTGGGCGCCATATCGCTCGTGCTTCTGCTGTGCATGAAACGATGGACGCCCCGGTGGCCGGCCGCACTCATCGTTGCGGCCATCAGTATCGGAACGGTCAGCCTGCTGCATCTGCACACCCAAGGGGTGGCCGTGCTCGGGGCCGTTCCTTCGGGGCTTCCATCCTTGCATCTGCCGGGGTTCGATCCCTCACGGACACGTATCCTTGTCCATGATGCCGCCGGTATCGCCTTGATCAGTTTTATCAGCGGTATCCTCACCGTGAAGAGCTTTGCCCGGCGCAACCGCTACGATATCGACGCCAATCAGGAGCTGATCGCTTTCGGTGCCTGCAATATTGTCTCCGGTCTGGCCCAGGGGTTTCCGGTCACCGGGGCCGACTCCCGCACAGCGGTCAACGATGCCATGGGCGGGCGGACGCAGATGGTCGGCATTGTCGCCGGCGGTGTCATGCTCCTCTTTCTGTTGTTCCTGACCGGGCCGCTGGCCCTGTTGCCCAGCGCCACCTTGGCCGCCATCATCGCGGTGGCCAGTCTTGGCCTGATCGACCTCTCTTCGCTGCGGGAGTTGTATAGCGCCAGCCATCGTGAATTGACCTTTTCGCTGGTGACCTCGGCCGGGGTTCTCTATTTCGATGTCCTTCCGGCGGTTGTCTTTGCGGTGCTCCTGACCTTTTTCTGGCTGCTGCTGGCGGCCTCCCAGCCCCGCGACGCGGTTCTTGGCCAGGTGCCTGGGATTAGCGGCTTTCATAGTATCGCCGACTACCCCAATGCCCAGACCATCCCCGGTCTGCTGCTGTATCGGTTTGAAGGAAACGTCCTTTTTTTCAATGTGGATTATTTCAAGGAACGGCTGCTCGCGCACATCGCCAGGGCAACCACACCGGTTGAATGGGTGGTGGTCGATACCAGCCCGGCGAGCATCATTGACATTACCGCCGTGCATAAACTTATCGATCTGCGGGACGAGTTGAGCGAACGTGGCATTACGCTTCGCTATGCCCGGGTCAAACAGTCGTTATGGCGTTGTTTCGATGTCTCTTGGATCAAGAGCCACTCGCGGTTCAACACCACGCCCCGCTATCACACCCTGGCCTCGGCGGTTGAGGCTTTTCAGGTACGAAAGGAGCAACCCGCTGGGGACGCCGCCGGTCAGTGA
- a CDS encoding rhodanese-like domain-containing protein, whose amino-acid sequence MKKTIAIIFGCFILGGVSLVKAEPPPQPKWMDSPVQEWVAKARKETKQVSVADLKAAMETNEDIVVLDVREPDEYTVAHVPEAINIPRGLLEFSIWKVVPDQKQKIYVYCKTGARAALATKVLNELGYQNAVAVSTGGVAWVKAGYPVESSIFEEQFFIVPADK is encoded by the coding sequence ATGAAAAAAACAATTGCCATTATTTTCGGATGTTTCATCCTGGGGGGAGTAAGCCTAGTTAAGGCCGAGCCCCCACCACAGCCCAAATGGATGGATTCTCCTGTACAAGAGTGGGTTGCAAAGGCTCGCAAAGAGACGAAACAAGTTTCGGTTGCTGATCTCAAGGCCGCAATGGAGACGAACGAGGATATCGTCGTTCTTGATGTGCGAGAACCAGATGAATACACGGTCGCGCATGTTCCCGAAGCAATCAATATTCCCCGGGGGCTTCTTGAATTTTCGATCTGGAAAGTTGTACCTGACCAGAAACAGAAAATATACGTTTACTGCAAAACCGGCGCGAGAGCGGCTCTTGCCACCAAAGTCCTCAATGAACTTGGCTACCAGAATGCTGTTGCCGTCAGCACCGGCGGCGTCGCCTGGGTGAAGGCTGGTTATCCGGTGGAATCCTCTATTTTTGAAGAACAGTTCTTCATTGTTCCAGCAGATAAATAA
- a CDS encoding Rap1a/Tai family immunity protein has product MKKLLTVVFAMFMTSTVYAAEPHELHVKNAAGLAEICGLSAEDARAVNAKAFCRGYLVGAYQYYDATIDPAKRFVCSPKPTPSLDEVTDGFVAWSKTHPQYMQDRAADTLFRYLAENYPCGKEQ; this is encoded by the coding sequence ATGAAAAAACTCTTAACCGTTGTTTTCGCTATGTTCATGACCAGTACCGTGTATGCGGCGGAACCGCATGAACTCCATGTGAAGAATGCTGCCGGCTTGGCTGAGATATGCGGCCTTTCCGCAGAGGATGCACGCGCTGTAAACGCCAAGGCTTTTTGCCGGGGATATCTTGTTGGTGCGTACCAGTATTACGATGCGACCATTGACCCCGCGAAGCGTTTTGTTTGTTCACCGAAGCCGACACCATCCCTTGACGAGGTGACCGATGGCTTTGTCGCCTGGTCGAAAACGCACCCGCAGTACATGCAGGATCGGGCTGCGGATACGCTCTTCAGATATTTGGCGGAAAACTACCCCTGCGGCAAGGAGCAGTGA
- a CDS encoding mercuric reductase: MDHPLSPQDIYNAELLAQVHPPDWVNPKPEGRYNLVVIGGGTAGLVTAAGAAGLGARVALIERHLMGGDCLNTGCVPSKALLRAARAAFDARQSERFGVAGPDGPRVDFARVMERMRRLRAGISRHDSAHRFRDQLGVDVYLGQAHFLDGESIEVGGTRLVFDRAAICTGARAAVPPIVGLAEAGFLTNETLFNLTQLPPRLAVIGAGPIGCELAQAFARFGSRVTLLQRGPQLLPREDRDAAIVLERFFRRETITLLKETRVERIEVVSGGGRKLHLRQKETTTVLEVDALLVGVGRAPNIDGLALEKAGVAFTEQGVHVDDQLRTTNPHIYAAGDVCSARKFTHLADAQARILIANALFPARQKVSQLVVPHCTYTDPEIAQVGLTLAEADEANIAVDSFSVPLEAVDRAVLDGESEGFARVVLKKGTDRILGATLVGRHAGEMISELTLAMTSNQGLAAIGRTIHPYPTQAEAIRKLADAYNRTRLTEPVKRLMGAWLRWRRR; this comes from the coding sequence ATGGATCACCCCTTGAGCCCTCAAGATATTTATAACGCCGAATTGTTGGCCCAGGTGCATCCGCCGGATTGGGTTAATCCCAAACCTGAGGGCCGCTACAACCTGGTGGTGATCGGCGGCGGCACCGCCGGCCTGGTCACCGCCGCCGGTGCGGCAGGGTTGGGGGCCCGGGTGGCTCTGATCGAACGTCATCTTATGGGCGGCGACTGCCTCAACACCGGCTGCGTGCCGTCCAAGGCCCTGCTGCGTGCTGCCCGGGCAGCATTCGATGCGCGTCAGAGCGAAAGGTTCGGGGTGGCTGGTCCTGATGGCCCTAGGGTTGATTTTGCTCGAGTGATGGAACGGATGCGCAGGCTTCGCGCCGGGATCAGTCGGCATGATTCGGCGCACAGGTTTCGCGACCAACTGGGGGTGGATGTCTACCTCGGCCAGGCGCATTTTCTCGATGGGGAGTCCATCGAAGTTGGCGGCACGAGGCTTGTCTTTGATCGGGCCGCGATCTGCACCGGTGCCCGGGCAGCGGTTCCGCCCATTGTTGGTTTGGCGGAGGCAGGGTTTCTCACCAATGAGACCCTCTTCAACCTCACCCAACTCCCGCCCCGGTTGGCGGTGATCGGTGCCGGTCCCATCGGCTGCGAACTGGCCCAGGCCTTTGCCCGTTTCGGCAGCCGGGTCACCCTCCTGCAGCGGGGGCCCCAGCTCTTGCCCCGGGAAGACCGCGACGCTGCCATTGTTCTCGAAAGGTTTTTTAGGCGTGAAACCATCACCCTGTTGAAAGAAACCAGGGTGGAAAGGATTGAAGTGGTGTCAGGTGGGGGGAGGAAGCTCCATCTCCGGCAAAAAGAGACGACAACTGTACTTGAAGTGGATGCACTCCTGGTCGGAGTGGGGCGTGCGCCCAATATTGACGGGTTGGCGCTGGAAAAAGCCGGGGTTGCCTTCACTGAGCAGGGGGTTCACGTTGACGACCAGTTGCGCACCACCAATCCGCACATCTATGCCGCCGGTGATGTCTGCTCGGCGCGCAAATTCACCCACCTGGCCGATGCCCAGGCGCGGATCCTGATTGCCAACGCCCTTTTTCCTGCGCGACAGAAGGTCTCGCAGCTGGTTGTGCCCCACTGCACCTACACCGATCCGGAGATCGCCCAGGTGGGGCTCACCCTTGCCGAGGCCGATGAGGCAAACATCGCGGTGGACAGCTTCAGCGTCCCCCTGGAGGCGGTGGATCGGGCGGTACTCGACGGCGAATCCGAGGGGTTTGCCCGGGTGGTGCTGAAAAAGGGGACGGACAGGATTCTCGGCGCGACCCTGGTCGGTCGCCATGCCGGGGAGATGATCAGTGAGCTGACCCTGGCCATGACCAGCAACCAGGGGCTGGCCGCCATCGGGCGCACCATTCATCCCTATCCGACCCAGGCTGAGGCGATCCGTAAACTGGCCGACGCCTACAACCGAACCCGGCTCACCGAGCCGGTGAAAAGGCTGATGGGCGCCTGGTTGCGCTGGCGGAGGCGATGA
- a CDS encoding TVP38/TMEM64 family protein: protein MNSKKMILLASAVLAVVLFFLLDLDRLLTLESLQEHRQQLLRIVENHPLGSVFLFMVIYIVQTALSLPGATILSLSAGLLFGAVLGTVYAVVAATIGAALAFIVTRYLLFDAVQQKFGPRLEPINQELAARGFNYLLFLRLVPLFPFFLINLAAGLTRLPLRTFVLATMVGIIPGGFVYVNAGAGLATINNLGDIASPRVLGSFLLLGIFALVPVAWQKWGAAKP from the coding sequence ATGAACAGCAAGAAAATGATACTTTTGGCATCGGCCGTGCTGGCCGTTGTCCTTTTTTTCCTCCTTGATCTGGATCGACTGCTCACTCTGGAGTCGTTGCAAGAGCATCGTCAGCAACTGCTGCGGATTGTCGAGAACCATCCCCTGGGATCGGTGTTCCTGTTCATGGTGATCTATATCGTCCAGACCGCGCTTTCCCTGCCCGGGGCGACGATTCTCTCATTGAGCGCAGGGCTTCTGTTCGGGGCGGTCCTGGGGACGGTCTATGCGGTGGTCGCGGCCACCATCGGTGCAGCCCTGGCCTTTATCGTCACCCGTTATCTGCTCTTTGATGCAGTCCAGCAGAAATTTGGTCCAAGGCTGGAACCCATCAATCAGGAACTTGCGGCCCGCGGCTTCAACTATTTGCTCTTTTTGCGCCTGGTTCCCCTGTTTCCCTTCTTTTTAATCAATCTTGCCGCGGGATTAACCCGATTACCGTTGCGCACCTTTGTCCTGGCCACTATGGTGGGGATCATTCCCGGTGGTTTTGTCTACGTCAATGCCGGCGCTGGCCTGGCGACGATCAACAATCTGGGAGATATCGCCTCGCCCCGGGTCTTGGGTTCCTTTCTGTTGTTGGGGATTTTTGCCCTGGTTCCGGTGGCCTGGCAGAAATGGGGCGCGGCAAAGCCCTAA
- a CDS encoding NrtA/SsuA/CpmA family ABC transporter substrate-binding protein, translating to MHRKWCSLSGLLLILLLWQPLLFAAEYRVGTWKTAQTIQPFFYQDFLAPGDTARVFAFTNPADQKTALLAGSLDMTGTTLAHAIHSAVMGQPVVVVAALCNKCSALVVRNDAPIQGIADLRGKKIGYVPGTMHEILLREALSRNGLSPVTDVRLVRVDFFDMGTALAKGSIDAFLSGEPFPTMAVINGYGRILSYPYYGESVGTINAGMLVTRALIAKNPAAVQKLVNAHARATEALKRDRARWLGRAAGFGTPREILDRAADNMELAWSMDEAFVNRARALGERMQALGVIDHQPDYAQLFDLRFVRQVHLEPGN from the coding sequence ATGCACAGGAAATGGTGTTCTCTGTCCGGTCTGCTGTTGATTCTGTTGCTCTGGCAGCCCCTGCTGTTTGCCGCCGAGTACCGTGTCGGTACCTGGAAAACCGCGCAGACCATTCAACCCTTTTTTTATCAGGACTTTCTTGCCCCAGGAGATACGGCCCGGGTCTTTGCCTTTACCAATCCCGCGGACCAGAAGACCGCGCTTTTGGCAGGCAGCCTGGATATGACCGGCACCACCTTGGCCCACGCGATCCACTCGGCGGTCATGGGACAGCCGGTTGTGGTGGTTGCCGCCCTGTGCAACAAATGCTCGGCCCTGGTGGTACGCAATGACGCGCCGATTCAAGGGATTGCCGATCTCAGAGGGAAAAAAATCGGCTATGTGCCGGGGACCATGCACGAGATTCTGCTTCGCGAGGCCTTGAGCAGAAATGGTCTCTCCCCGGTCACGGATGTGCGGCTGGTGCGGGTCGATTTCTTTGACATGGGCACCGCGCTCGCCAAGGGATCGATCGATGCCTTTCTCTCCGGCGAGCCCTTTCCCACCATGGCGGTGATCAATGGCTACGGCCGCATCCTCTCCTATCCCTACTATGGGGAGTCGGTGGGCACGATCAATGCGGGCATGCTCGTCACCCGTGCCTTGATTGCAAAAAATCCGGCAGCGGTGCAGAAACTGGTGAACGCCCATGCCCGCGCCACCGAGGCGCTCAAGCGGGACCGGGCCCGCTGGCTAGGTCGAGCCGCGGGGTTCGGGACACCTCGCGAGATTCTCGATCGGGCGGCGGACAACATGGAGCTGGCCTGGTCCATGGACGAAGCCTTTGTCAACCGGGCCAGAGCCTTGGGAGAGCGGATGCAGGCCCTGGGGGTGATCGATCATCAACCCGACTATGCGCAGCTCTTTGATCTGCGCTTTGTTCGCCAGGTCCACCTGGAACCGGGCAACTGA
- a CDS encoding ABC transporter permease, with the protein MARETPAVNRPPSQLLLGLVLPLGLVLSWFVLSRLSLVPGYLLPSPGQVVDTARNYIFGLAGSGPYSGRFLGDLSASLIRVLSGFSLATVLAIPLGICSGRLCLVNSLLGGLVNSLRAVPGICWLPLAMIWFGIGLKTTVFLVALAAFFPIYQNALTGARLVSSLYLQAGAMLGISRFRQVFAILVPMAMPNILAGLRLGMGISWAYLVLGELTGVPDGLGAVIMDARMLGQTDLILVGIFLIALIGKLCDSLLVLLMGMCFKSARRL; encoded by the coding sequence ATGGCAAGGGAAACTCCTGCAGTGAACAGGCCGCCCAGCCAGCTGTTGCTGGGGCTTGTGCTGCCGCTGGGCCTGGTACTCTCTTGGTTTGTGCTCAGCCGACTCAGCCTGGTGCCGGGGTATCTCCTGCCCTCGCCCGGCCAGGTGGTTGACACCGCCCGAAACTATATCTTCGGCCTTGCCGGCAGCGGCCCCTACAGCGGCCGCTTTCTCGGCGACCTGAGCGCCTCGCTCATCCGGGTATTGTCCGGCTTTTCCCTGGCAACGGTGCTGGCGATCCCCCTTGGCATCTGTTCCGGGCGGCTCTGCCTGGTCAACAGTCTGCTCGGCGGCCTGGTCAACTCCCTGCGGGCGGTGCCCGGCATCTGCTGGCTGCCCCTGGCCATGATCTGGTTCGGCATCGGCCTGAAGACCACGGTCTTTCTCGTCGCCCTGGCCGCCTTTTTCCCTATCTACCAGAACGCCCTCACCGGTGCCCGGCTGGTGTCGTCGCTCTACCTCCAGGCAGGGGCCATGCTCGGGATTTCGCGCTTCAGGCAAGTGTTCGCTATCCTTGTACCCATGGCCATGCCTAACATTCTTGCCGGATTGCGTCTGGGCATGGGCATCTCCTGGGCCTATTTGGTGCTGGGCGAGTTGACCGGGGTGCCGGATGGCCTTGGGGCGGTGATCATGGATGCACGCATGCTCGGCCAGACCGATCTCATTTTGGTGGGTATCTTCCTTATCGCCCTGATCGGCAAGCTCTGCGACTCCCTGCTGGTGCTGCTGATGGGTATGTGCTTTAAAAGCGCCCGCCGTCTGTAG
- a CDS encoding ABC transporter ATP-binding protein yields the protein MDPRKPQQPLLQIRDLGHRYVHGGGEEAVFQGLQAEVHPGELVCLIGRSGCGKSTLLKIIAGFIAPSTGSCLLDGRPVTGPGPDRGVVFQEDVLFPWLNVRENITFGLKSTARLAASVAEMLALVGLEGYAEHLPRTLSGGMKQRVALARVLIRSPRILLMDEPFGALDAQTREEMQDLLLRLMQDRQQTVIFVTHDVQEAVRLADRVWLMDKNGGPLALDLTVNLPRPRDPAAPHFQHSWQTLHTHLRHQPCPP from the coding sequence ATGGACCCCAGGAAACCACAGCAACCCCTGCTGCAGATACGTGACCTCGGTCACCGCTATGTCCATGGAGGGGGCGAGGAAGCGGTCTTTCAGGGGCTCCAGGCGGAGGTCCACCCCGGCGAGTTGGTCTGTTTGATCGGGCGCTCCGGTTGCGGCAAGTCGACCCTGCTGAAGATCATCGCCGGATTCATTGCTCCCTCTACGGGGAGTTGCCTGCTCGATGGCCGGCCGGTAACCGGACCCGGTCCGGATCGCGGCGTGGTCTTTCAAGAAGATGTCCTCTTTCCCTGGCTCAACGTACGGGAAAATATAACCTTTGGCCTCAAGAGCACCGCCCGTCTTGCGGCCTCGGTGGCGGAGATGCTGGCCTTGGTCGGGCTTGAGGGCTACGCCGAGCATCTGCCCCGGACCCTCTCCGGCGGTATGAAGCAGCGGGTTGCCCTGGCCCGGGTCCTGATCCGTTCGCCACGCATTCTGTTGATGGACGAGCCCTTTGGCGCCCTGGACGCGCAGACCCGCGAAGAGATGCAGGACTTGCTTCTGCGGCTGATGCAGGATCGGCAGCAGACCGTCATCTTTGTCACCCACGATGTGCAGGAGGCGGTCCGGCTTGCGGATCGGGTCTGGCTGATGGATAAAAACGGCGGTCCCCTGGCCCTTGATCTGACGGTGAACCTGCCCAGACCGCGTGATCCCGCGGCGCCGCACTTTCAACACTCTTGGCAAACACTGCACACACACCTGCGACACCAACCATGTCCTCCTTGA